The following are encoded in a window of Methylocystis rosea genomic DNA:
- the argJ gene encoding bifunctional glutamate N-acetyltransferase/amino-acid acetyltransferase ArgJ, whose protein sequence is MAHDAPVSPLAPTSAPEIPPLEGVRFAVGAAGVRYAGRTDVMLALLDSGTTVAGVFTKSKCPSAPVDWCRDRLKGGKARALLVNSGNANAFTGKTGAQAVKFSAKLAAAATGAPERQIFLASTGVIGEPLDAHKFDGVLESLAQEARPDGWLDAARAIMTTDTYPKLSTRTTTIAGVEVTIGGFAKGAGMIAPDMATMLAFVFTDAVIGAEALQALLESGVKGSFNAITVDGDTSTSDTLLLFATGAAKTRGAPKIEKARDKRLIEFKRALDAVLLDLAHQVVKDGEGARKFVEVTVTGADSAKAAKRVAFSIANSPLVKTAIAGEDANWGRIVMAVGKAGEKADRDRLAIWFGGVRVAHKGVRDPDYDEAEVSQIMKRDDIVINVDLGLGKGAATVWTCDLTKDYVAINGDYRS, encoded by the coding sequence ATGGCTCACGACGCTCCCGTTTCGCCGCTCGCGCCGACATCCGCGCCCGAAATCCCGCCGCTCGAAGGCGTTCGCTTCGCCGTCGGCGCCGCGGGCGTGCGCTACGCCGGACGCACCGATGTGATGCTGGCGTTGCTCGATTCGGGAACGACGGTCGCGGGCGTCTTCACCAAATCCAAATGTCCCTCGGCGCCAGTGGACTGGTGCCGCGACCGGCTCAAAGGCGGCAAGGCGCGCGCGCTGCTCGTCAATTCCGGAAACGCCAACGCCTTCACCGGCAAGACCGGCGCACAGGCGGTCAAATTCTCGGCGAAGCTCGCCGCCGCGGCGACCGGCGCGCCCGAACGGCAGATTTTTCTGGCGTCCACGGGGGTCATCGGCGAACCGCTCGACGCCCATAAATTCGACGGCGTGCTGGAGAGCCTCGCGCAGGAGGCGCGGCCCGACGGCTGGCTGGACGCCGCGCGCGCCATCATGACGACCGACACCTATCCGAAGCTCTCCACTCGGACGACGACGATCGCCGGCGTCGAAGTGACGATCGGCGGCTTCGCCAAGGGCGCGGGCATGATCGCGCCGGATATGGCGACGATGCTCGCCTTCGTCTTCACCGACGCCGTCATCGGCGCCGAGGCGCTGCAGGCGCTGCTTGAGAGCGGCGTAAAGGGCAGTTTCAACGCCATCACGGTCGACGGCGACACGTCGACGTCCGACACGCTGCTGCTCTTTGCGACAGGCGCGGCGAAGACGCGAGGCGCGCCGAAGATCGAAAAGGCGCGCGACAAGCGGCTCATTGAGTTCAAGCGCGCGCTCGACGCCGTGCTGCTCGATCTCGCCCATCAAGTGGTGAAGGACGGCGAAGGCGCGCGCAAATTCGTTGAAGTGACGGTGACGGGCGCCGATAGCGCCAAGGCGGCGAAGCGCGTCGCCTTCTCCATCGCCAATTCGCCGCTTGTGAAGACGGCGATCGCCGGCGAGGACGCCAATTGGGGCCGCATCGTCATGGCCGTCGGCAAGGCTGGCGAGAAGGCCGATCGCGACAGGCTCGCGATCTGGTTCGGCGGCGTGCGCGTCGCCCACAAGGGGGTGCGCGACCCCGACTATGACGAAGCGGAAGTTTCGCAGATCATGAAACGCGATGACATCGTCATCAACGTCGATCTTGGACTCGGCAAAGGCGCTGCGACCGTGTGGACCTGCGATCTCACCAAGGACTATGTCGCGATCAACGGCGATTACAGGAGCTGA
- a CDS encoding peptidylprolyl isomerase: MSHARKNARSLARAALGATALAALLAMSAGGATSAVAKTLAKVNGVEITDEDLKLAMEDLGAAIPRQLEGKARETYVLDFLIDEQLVVQKAQADKLAETPEFAKKLAYLRDKALMETLLGDVAKNAATDAAVKQTYDEAAKNQKPETEYHAHHILVPTEEEAKAALKRIKAGEDFGKVATELSKDPGAKGGDLGWFTKDRMVPEFGDAAAKMEPGQVSDPIKTQFGWHVIKLDEKRPKVFPPLDEVKDQVARYVVQKAQSELVMKLRDGAKIERADAPAEGSPGAKPAPAQKPAEAPKKK, encoded by the coding sequence ATGTCTCACGCCCGCAAGAATGCGCGTTCTCTCGCCCGCGCCGCGCTCGGAGCGACCGCGCTCGCCGCCCTGCTGGCGATGAGCGCCGGCGGCGCGACATCTGCGGTCGCGAAAACCCTCGCCAAGGTCAATGGCGTCGAGATCACCGACGAGGACCTGAAGCTCGCGATGGAGGATCTTGGCGCCGCCATTCCGCGTCAGCTCGAAGGCAAGGCGCGTGAAACCTACGTGCTCGACTTCCTGATCGACGAGCAGCTCGTCGTGCAGAAGGCGCAGGCCGACAAGCTCGCCGAAACGCCGGAATTCGCCAAAAAGCTCGCCTATTTGCGCGACAAGGCGCTTATGGAGACGCTGCTCGGCGACGTCGCCAAGAATGCGGCGACTGACGCGGCGGTCAAGCAGACCTATGACGAAGCGGCGAAGAACCAGAAGCCCGAAACCGAATATCACGCGCACCACATTCTGGTGCCGACCGAAGAAGAGGCGAAGGCCGCGCTGAAGCGCATCAAGGCCGGCGAGGATTTCGGCAAGGTCGCGACCGAACTTTCCAAGGACCCCGGCGCCAAGGGCGGCGACCTCGGCTGGTTCACCAAGGACCGCATGGTGCCGGAGTTCGGCGACGCGGCGGCGAAGATGGAGCCGGGTCAGGTCTCCGATCCGATTAAGACGCAGTTCGGCTGGCACGTCATTAAGCTCGACGAGAAACGCCCGAAAGTCTTCCCGCCGCTCGACGAGGTGAAGGATCAGGTCGCCCGCTACGTCGTGCAGAAGGCGCAGAGCGAACTCGTCATGAAGTTGCGCGACGGCGCCAAGATCGAACGCGCCGACGCGCCGGCCGAGGGTTCTCCGGGCGCCAAGCCCGCTCCGGCGCAAAAGCCCGCCGAAGCGCCGAAGAAGAAGTAA
- a CDS encoding bifunctional [glutamine synthetase] adenylyltransferase/[glutamine synthetase]-adenylyl-L-tyrosine phosphorylase, producing MTPTEHSLIDRATVVIQPLDAKRAEEALARVLEKDVAANGALAALLLERPQARDLLLGVLGSSPYLTDLAMRDAARLVRAFESDPAQRIEALIEETRNIETQDEAELMRLLRLTKQDAALVIALADLAKVWDMPEATQALTRIADATLSAAIRFTLRAAALAGKIELADQRDPERGSGWIFLGMGKGGAFELNYSSDIDLIVFFDRSRARLAEPSEDVDFFVKLTKRIVRIMSERTVDGYVFRTDLRLRPDPGATPIAIPLEAALSYYESMGQNWERAAYIKARPVAGDIFAGEQFLQELAPFVWRKYFDFAAIADVHSIKRQIHAHKGHGKIAVAGHNIKLGRGGIREIEFFVQTQQLITGGRDRRLRGRSTLAMLDQLVESGWVAPQARDDLREAYLFLRDVEHRIQMVADEQKHTLPETEDGVAVIGRMMGFATYGDFAEALLKRLDVVQSHYAKLFESAPQLTSSAGNLVFTGDDDDPGTIETLANMGFANPKTVTATIRGWHFGRYAATRSTIARERLTELTPILLEAIAATENADAAFLAFDRLIAKLPAGVQLFSLLVSQPRLLKLLAAITGAAPKLAETISRRPRVLDALMEPAFFETVPTQSELEERLASQFAEARSYEDALDRARIFGQEQKFLIGVRILTGSVSVAEAGFAYTRLAETLIARLFARVCEEFAKTHGTIDGGACAVVAMGKLGGCEMTAASDLDLMLLYDADPLAESQGGGRPISTQQYYGRLTQRLISALSAPTAEGLLYEADFRLRPSGNSGPLAVSLAAFSDYQAHEAWTWEHMALTRARVVAGPEAFTQSVEAAIRVALTRPRDAQNLKDDVLSMRRRIEKEKGATSPWEVKQVPGGLIDVEFVAQYLMLLHGPLHPELFATNTTVALQRVKDAGFLDAGAADALAEASKLYQGLTQLLRLAIDDAFRPADAPRGLTELLLRIGDAPDLSNLEALLADTQKRTREIFTSVVGEVAERPVSA from the coding sequence TTGACGCCGACCGAACATTCGCTCATCGACCGCGCCACGGTCGTCATTCAGCCTCTCGACGCGAAGAGGGCCGAAGAGGCGCTCGCCCGCGTGTTGGAGAAGGACGTAGCGGCCAATGGCGCGCTCGCGGCGCTTTTGCTGGAGCGGCCGCAAGCGCGCGATCTGCTGCTCGGCGTATTGGGTTCCTCTCCCTATCTGACCGACCTTGCTATGCGCGATGCGGCTAGGCTCGTAAGAGCATTTGAGAGCGATCCCGCGCAGCGCATTGAAGCGCTCATCGAAGAAACGCGAAACATCGAAACCCAAGACGAGGCCGAGCTGATGCGCCTGCTGCGCCTCACAAAGCAGGACGCCGCGCTCGTCATCGCCCTCGCCGATCTTGCCAAAGTCTGGGACATGCCGGAGGCGACGCAGGCGCTGACGCGGATCGCCGACGCTACGCTTTCGGCCGCTATCCGCTTCACCCTGCGCGCCGCTGCGCTCGCCGGCAAGATCGAACTCGCCGATCAGCGCGACCCCGAACGCGGATCGGGTTGGATTTTTCTCGGCATGGGCAAGGGGGGCGCCTTTGAGCTGAACTACTCCTCCGACATCGATCTCATCGTGTTCTTCGACCGCTCGCGGGCGCGCCTCGCCGAACCGTCCGAGGACGTCGATTTCTTCGTCAAACTGACGAAGCGGATCGTGCGGATCATGAGCGAGCGCACCGTCGACGGCTATGTGTTTCGCACCGATTTGCGGCTGCGTCCTGATCCGGGCGCGACGCCGATCGCCATCCCGCTCGAAGCGGCGCTGAGCTATTATGAGAGCATGGGCCAGAACTGGGAACGCGCCGCCTATATCAAGGCGCGGCCGGTCGCGGGCGACATCTTCGCTGGCGAACAATTTCTGCAAGAGCTCGCGCCCTTCGTCTGGCGCAAATATTTCGACTTCGCCGCGATCGCCGACGTCCATTCCATCAAGCGGCAAATTCATGCGCATAAGGGACATGGCAAGATCGCCGTCGCCGGTCACAACATCAAGCTCGGACGCGGCGGCATTCGCGAAATCGAATTCTTCGTGCAGACGCAGCAGCTCATCACCGGCGGCCGCGATCGGCGCCTGCGCGGGCGCTCGACTCTGGCGATGCTCGACCAGCTCGTCGAGAGCGGCTGGGTGGCGCCGCAAGCACGCGACGATCTGCGCGAAGCCTATCTCTTTCTTCGCGACGTCGAGCATCGCATTCAGATGGTTGCCGACGAGCAGAAGCACACGCTGCCCGAGACTGAAGACGGAGTCGCCGTCATCGGCCGCATGATGGGTTTCGCCACCTACGGCGACTTCGCCGAGGCGCTGCTGAAGCGGCTCGACGTGGTGCAGAGCCATTATGCGAAGCTTTTCGAAAGCGCGCCGCAGCTCACCTCGTCGGCCGGCAATCTCGTCTTCACCGGCGATGACGACGATCCGGGCACCATCGAGACGCTCGCCAATATGGGCTTCGCCAACCCCAAGACGGTGACGGCGACCATTCGCGGCTGGCATTTCGGCCGCTATGCCGCGACCCGCTCGACCATCGCGCGCGAACGGCTGACGGAGCTGACGCCCATCCTGCTCGAAGCCATCGCCGCGACGGAAAACGCCGACGCCGCCTTTCTCGCCTTCGACAGGCTCATCGCAAAACTGCCGGCAGGGGTGCAGCTCTTTTCCCTGCTCGTCTCGCAGCCGCGACTTCTCAAACTGCTTGCCGCAATTACGGGCGCGGCGCCCAAGCTCGCCGAAACAATCTCCCGGCGCCCGCGCGTGCTCGACGCGCTCATGGAGCCGGCGTTTTTCGAGACGGTGCCGACGCAAAGCGAATTGGAGGAGCGCCTCGCCTCGCAATTCGCCGAGGCGCGCTCCTATGAAGACGCGCTCGACCGCGCCCGCATCTTCGGACAGGAGCAGAAATTCCTCATCGGCGTACGCATTCTGACCGGATCCGTGTCGGTCGCTGAGGCCGGCTTCGCCTATACACGCCTCGCCGAAACGCTGATCGCCCGGCTCTTCGCGCGCGTCTGCGAGGAATTCGCCAAAACGCATGGAACGATCGATGGCGGCGCCTGCGCGGTCGTCGCCATGGGCAAGCTTGGCGGATGCGAGATGACGGCCGCGTCCGATCTCGATCTGATGCTGCTCTACGACGCCGACCCACTGGCGGAGTCACAGGGCGGCGGACGGCCGATTTCAACGCAGCAATATTACGGCCGTCTCACGCAGAGGCTGATCAGCGCCCTTTCCGCTCCCACGGCCGAAGGCCTGCTCTATGAGGCAGATTTTCGTTTGCGCCCTTCCGGCAACAGCGGACCGCTCGCAGTAAGTCTCGCCGCTTTTTCGGATTATCAGGCCCATGAAGCGTGGACATGGGAGCACATGGCCTTGACCCGCGCCCGCGTCGTCGCGGGTCCCGAGGCGTTCACACAAAGCGTCGAAGCGGCGATCCGCGTGGCGCTGACGCGTCCGCGCGACGCGCAAAACCTCAAGGACGACGTGTTGTCCATGCGCCGGCGGATCGAAAAGGAAAAGGGCGCGACGAGCCCTTGGGAGGTCAAGCAGGTCCCCGGCGGATTGATCGACGTCGAGTTTGTCGCGCAATATTTGATGCTGCTGCATGGCCCGCTGCATCCTGAGCTTTTTGCAACGAACACAACGGTCGCCCTGCAGCGTGTAAAAGACGCCGGGTTTCTCGACGCCGGCGCGGCGGACGCGCTGGCGGAGGCCTCAAAGCTCTACCAAGGGCTGACGCAATTGCTGCGGCTTGCCATCGACGACGCTTTCCGTCCCGCCGACGCCCCGCGCGGATTGACGGAGCTGTTGCTGCGGATCGGCGACGCGCCAGATCTTTCCAATCTGGAAGCGCTGCTCGCCGATACGCAGAAGAGAACCCGGGAAATTTTCACGAGCGTCGTCGGAGAGGTCGCCGAGCGCCCGGTTTCGGCGTAG
- a CDS encoding ATP-binding protein, with protein MSQEDVAQLLARIAGALERLAPPPPSAPDFSVAEAFVWRAAGGAFHPVSRVNRVDLALLKGVDRQRDMLLANTSRFAQGLPANNALMWGARGMGKSSLVKSVHGALAEKGLKLIEIHREDIEALPALLGALAQAPFRFIVFCDDLSFDGAETSYKALKTALEGGVEGRPDNVLFYATSNRRHLLPRDMMENESATAIHPGEVIEEKISLSDRFGLWIGFHNCSQDDYLAMVFGYAGHFGLSAPEATIRAEALEWSITRGARSGRVAWQFVQDLAGRLGKDLS; from the coding sequence ATGTCGCAAGAGGATGTCGCGCAGCTGCTCGCCCGCATCGCCGGGGCGTTGGAGCGCTTGGCCCCGCCGCCGCCGTCCGCGCCGGATTTCTCCGTCGCCGAGGCGTTCGTCTGGCGCGCGGCGGGAGGGGCGTTCCATCCCGTCAGCCGGGTCAATCGCGTCGATCTGGCGCTGCTCAAGGGCGTCGACCGTCAGCGCGACATGCTTCTCGCCAACACCAGCCGCTTCGCGCAGGGCCTGCCAGCCAATAACGCGCTGATGTGGGGCGCGCGGGGCATGGGCAAATCCTCGCTGGTGAAGTCGGTTCACGGCGCGCTGGCCGAGAAGGGGCTGAAACTCATCGAAATCCATCGCGAAGATATTGAAGCGCTGCCCGCGCTGCTCGGCGCGCTGGCGCAGGCGCCCTTCCGCTTCATCGTCTTTTGCGACGACCTGTCGTTTGACGGCGCGGAGACGAGCTACAAGGCGCTCAAGACCGCTCTCGAAGGCGGCGTCGAAGGGCGGCCAGACAATGTGCTGTTTTACGCCACGTCGAACCGCCGCCATCTGTTGCCGCGCGACATGATGGAAAATGAGAGCGCCACCGCCATCCATCCCGGCGAGGTGATCGAGGAGAAAATCTCGCTCTCGGACCGTTTCGGACTTTGGATCGGCTTTCACAATTGCAGCCAGGACGACTATCTGGCGATGGTCTTCGGCTACGCGGGTCATTTTGGCCTCAGCGCGCCAGAAGCGACGATCCGCGCCGAGGCGCTGGAATGGTCGATCACCCGCGGCGCGCGCTCTGGCCGTGTCGCTTGGCAGTTCGTGCAGGATCTCGCGGGGCGACTGGGGAAGGATTTGTCCTAG
- the nth gene encoding endonuclease III yields MAETISQRARVAKKPRAGRRPAAAEAARIEEIFARLAAANPEPKTELGYKNPFTLLVAVVLSAQATDAGVNKATPALFAQADTPAKMAALGEERVRDLIKTIGLYRAKAKNIVALSRLLIERHGGDVPRTREELTALPGVGGKTANVVLNVAFGEPVIAVDTHIFRVSNRLPLASGKTPEEVEAGLARITPEKYLLHAHHWLILHGRYVCKARTPECPRCLIADLCRFKAKTL; encoded by the coding sequence ATGGCGGAAACAATCAGTCAGCGCGCGCGCGTCGCTAAAAAACCGCGAGCCGGTCGGCGGCCGGCCGCCGCTGAAGCTGCGCGCATCGAAGAGATTTTCGCGCGTCTCGCAGCCGCGAATCCTGAACCCAAGACCGAACTCGGTTACAAAAACCCGTTTACGCTGCTCGTCGCCGTCGTGCTATCCGCGCAAGCGACCGATGCAGGGGTCAACAAGGCGACTCCGGCGCTCTTCGCGCAGGCCGACACGCCCGCCAAGATGGCGGCCCTCGGCGAGGAGCGCGTGCGCGACCTGATCAAAACGATCGGCCTCTACCGCGCCAAGGCGAAAAATATCGTCGCCCTGTCGCGATTGCTGATCGAACGGCATGGCGGAGACGTGCCGCGCACGCGCGAGGAATTGACCGCGCTCCCAGGCGTCGGCGGCAAGACCGCGAATGTCGTGCTCAATGTCGCCTTCGGCGAGCCGGTGATCGCGGTCGACACGCATATCTTTCGAGTCTCCAACCGGCTGCCGCTCGCCAGCGGCAAGACGCCCGAAGAAGTCGAAGCGGGACTCGCGAGGATCACCCCAGAGAAATATCTCCTGCACGCGCATCACTGGCTCATTTTGCACGGACGCTATGTGTGCAAGGCGCGCACGCCAGAATGCCCGCGCTGCCTGATCGCCGATCTCTGCCGGTTCAAAGCCAAGACGCTCTGA
- a CDS encoding DUF2244 domain-containing protein: MSDPFERKIYEARLTPHRSMTPHAFYLFIMIFCFGQALFALPFFFMGAWPVAGFMGLDAVGLYLAFRISFRAARGHETLDLTPLELVFAQIGARGQRKEWRFNPSWVRLEQTVHEEFGTERVALISRGECIEIGAFLGPDQKAELARDLNRALIDARMGARFG; encoded by the coding sequence ATGTCCGACCCCTTCGAGCGGAAAATTTACGAAGCGCGGCTGACGCCGCATCGGTCGATGACGCCGCACGCCTTCTACCTTTTCATCATGATTTTCTGTTTCGGACAGGCCCTGTTTGCGTTGCCCTTCTTCTTCATGGGCGCCTGGCCCGTCGCCGGCTTCATGGGCCTCGATGCGGTCGGTCTCTATCTCGCCTTCCGCATCAGCTTCCGCGCCGCCCGCGGTCATGAGACGCTCGACCTCACGCCGCTGGAACTCGTTTTCGCGCAGATCGGCGCGCGCGGACAACGAAAGGAATGGCGCTTCAACCCTTCCTGGGTGCGGCTTGAACAGACAGTCCACGAAGAATTCGGGACGGAGCGGGTGGCCCTGATCTCGCGCGGCGAATGTATCGAGATCGGCGCCTTTTTAGGGCCGGATCAGAAAGCGGAGCTGGCGCGCGACCTGAACCGCGCGCTCATCGACGCGCGCATGGGCGCCCGTTTCGGCTAG
- a CDS encoding DedA family protein, translating to MTHFLDQSQIAAILSTYGYWAIFIVVALESAGIPLPGETMLVGAAIYARLSGAIAIENIVVAAAAGAIVGDNVGYWLGREYGTKLLERYGHHVGLGPEKLRLGQYLFYRWGGAIVFFGRFVALLRILAASLAGANHLPPGRFFIYNATGGVVWACVFGFGAYYLTAGFEKIEGPIAMALVGGLVIGLFVLWRYYKRHEARLMREADAMLSQRR from the coding sequence ATGACGCATTTTCTCGATCAGTCGCAGATCGCCGCCATTCTTTCGACCTACGGCTATTGGGCGATCTTTATCGTCGTGGCCCTGGAAAGCGCCGGCATTCCGCTGCCCGGCGAAACCATGCTCGTCGGCGCGGCAATTTACGCGCGGCTCTCCGGAGCGATCGCCATCGAGAACATCGTCGTGGCGGCCGCCGCAGGCGCGATCGTCGGAGACAATGTCGGTTATTGGCTGGGACGGGAGTACGGAACGAAGCTTCTCGAGCGCTACGGCCACCATGTCGGGCTCGGGCCGGAGAAGCTGCGCCTGGGCCAATATCTCTTCTATCGGTGGGGCGGCGCGATCGTCTTTTTCGGCCGCTTCGTCGCGCTGCTGCGCATTCTCGCGGCCTCGCTCGCGGGCGCAAACCATCTGCCGCCAGGCCGTTTCTTCATCTATAACGCGACGGGCGGCGTCGTTTGGGCGTGCGTGTTCGGCTTTGGCGCTTATTACCTCACCGCCGGCTTCGAAAAAATCGAGGGCCCGATCGCCATGGCCCTCGTCGGCGGGCTCGTCATCGGGCTGTTTGTGCTTTGGCGCTACTATAAGCGGCACGAGGCGCGGCTGATGCGGGAAGCCGACGCCATGCTGAGCCAGCGACGCTAG
- a CDS encoding VOC family protein, translated as MRFLHTMIRVGDLDRALEFFCGTLGLQEVRRTQNEKARYTLVYLAAPEDAAQAKENGAPTIELTHNWDEHAYAGGRNFGHLAFAVENIYDVCARLQAAGVTINRPPRDGHMAFVQSPDLISIELLQKGAPLPPTEPWVSAPNIGAW; from the coding sequence ATGAGATTTCTGCACACCATGATCCGAGTCGGCGACCTCGACCGCGCGCTGGAGTTTTTTTGCGGCACGCTTGGTCTGCAGGAGGTGCGCCGCACCCAGAACGAGAAGGCGCGCTATACGCTCGTCTATCTCGCCGCGCCCGAAGACGCCGCGCAAGCCAAGGAAAACGGAGCGCCGACGATCGAACTCACCCATAACTGGGACGAACATGCGTATGCCGGCGGGCGGAATTTCGGTCACCTCGCCTTCGCCGTTGAGAATATTTACGACGTCTGCGCGCGACTGCAAGCGGCGGGCGTGACGATCAATCGGCCGCCGCGCGACGGCCATATGGCCTTCGTGCAATCGCCGGATTTGATCTCCATCGAGTTGTTGCAGAAGGGCGCGCCGCTGCCGCCAACGGAACCCTGGGTTTCGGCGCCCAACATCGGCGCTTGGTAG
- a CDS encoding cation diffusion facilitator family transporter → MTETKALPRAATSVKLAAAKASIAASALLAAAKLAAGLWSGSLALLSESGHAFVDTGATVLTFFAVREAEKPADEEHHYGHGKYEALAALIQTGFLFGLALFIVGEAWRRLQETDVVIDAGWPIYGVLVVSIIVDFVRSRQLRRIAKEEGSDALAADALHFSSDLVSSALVLLGLVAAHYGFERGDALAALGVALFIGIAGFRLGRRTIDTLLDAAPREMAPHLERAIADVPGVIAIESLRLRTIGPDIVGEATIGVSRGLRVEQAARIKSAVADAIATVTPRARVTLSIEPQALDDETIAERILLVGARRHIHAHHVIAQQIEGRLSIGVDVELDGAMPLGRAHAIAADFESALRDEFGADAEVDTHIEPLELQLLAAQVADPATAGAIEAALTRVAAQTRPPAQVRDVRVRETAGGIVVNFRCRLDAAVSVQSAHDALDEIERRTREEFPAILRIVGRAEPGDRSAAA, encoded by the coding sequence GTGACCGAGACGAAGGCTCTTCCGCGAGCGGCGACCAGCGTCAAGCTGGCGGCCGCCAAGGCGTCGATCGCCGCCAGCGCTTTGCTCGCGGCGGCGAAACTCGCGGCCGGTCTGTGGTCTGGCTCGCTGGCGCTGCTGTCCGAGTCGGGGCACGCCTTCGTCGACACCGGCGCGACAGTGCTGACATTCTTCGCGGTGCGCGAAGCGGAGAAGCCGGCGGACGAGGAACATCATTATGGCCATGGCAAATATGAGGCGCTGGCCGCGCTGATCCAAACCGGCTTCCTCTTCGGCCTCGCCTTATTCATCGTCGGCGAAGCCTGGAGACGGCTGCAGGAGACGGATGTCGTGATCGACGCCGGCTGGCCGATCTATGGCGTTCTGGTCGTCTCGATCATCGTCGATTTCGTGCGCTCGCGGCAGTTGCGGCGGATCGCAAAGGAAGAGGGCAGCGACGCTCTGGCCGCTGACGCGCTGCATTTTTCGAGCGATCTGGTGTCATCGGCGCTGGTGCTGCTCGGTCTCGTTGCGGCGCATTACGGGTTCGAGCGCGGCGACGCGCTCGCCGCCTTGGGCGTCGCCCTCTTCATCGGCATCGCTGGCTTTCGGCTGGGCCGTCGCACGATCGACACCTTGCTCGACGCCGCGCCACGCGAAATGGCGCCGCATCTCGAGAGGGCGATCGCCGACGTGCCGGGCGTCATCGCGATCGAGTCGCTGCGGTTGCGCACGATTGGCCCTGACATCGTCGGCGAAGCGACGATTGGCGTTTCGCGCGGCTTGCGCGTCGAGCAGGCGGCGCGCATCAAATCGGCCGTCGCCGACGCGATCGCCACAGTCACGCCGCGCGCCCGGGTCACGCTGTCGATCGAGCCGCAGGCGCTTGACGACGAGACGATCGCGGAACGCATCCTGCTGGTTGGGGCGCGTCGCCACATTCACGCCCATCACGTCATCGCCCAGCAAATCGAGGGCAGGCTATCGATCGGCGTCGACGTCGAACTCGATGGCGCCATGCCGCTCGGCCGCGCGCATGCGATCGCCGCCGACTTCGAGAGCGCGCTACGCGACGAATTCGGCGCCGACGCCGAAGTCGACACCCATATCGAGCCGCTCGAGCTGCAATTGCTCGCGGCGCAGGTCGCCGATCCCGCAACTGCTGGGGCCATCGAGGCGGCGCTTACGCGCGTCGCCGCTCAGACGCGACCGCCGGCGCAAGTGCGGGACGTGCGAGTCCGCGAAACGGCCGGAGGAATCGTCGTCAACTTCCGCTGCCGTCTCGACGCGGCCGTGTCCGTGCAAAGCGCGCATGACGCGCTTGACGAGATCGAGCGTCGCACGCGCGAAGAATTTCCGGCGATTCTGCGCATTGTCGGCCGCGCCGAGCCGGGCGATCGCTCAGCCGCCGCATAG
- a CDS encoding exodeoxyribonuclease VII small subunit, giving the protein MTQQSDAAADIASLPFEQAMQELERIVGDLEKGAVSLDESVKLYARGKALQARCEALLAEAEARIEKITLGENGQPTGVAPFDVE; this is encoded by the coding sequence ATGACACAGCAGTCGGACGCCGCCGCTGACATCGCATCATTGCCCTTCGAACAGGCGATGCAGGAGCTCGAGCGTATCGTCGGCGATCTTGAGAAGGGCGCCGTCTCGCTCGACGAGTCGGTGAAGCTCTATGCGCGCGGCAAGGCGCTGCAGGCGCGCTGCGAGGCTCTTCTGGCCGAGGCCGAAGCCCGTATCGAAAAGATCACCCTTGGCGAAAACGGCCAGCCGACAGGAGTCGCGCCCTTCGACGTCGAATAG